From the Fibrobacter sp. UWB4 genome, the window ACGGACGAAGTCTACCGTCTGAACATGCAGCTTTTTCCGCTGACAAATAAACAGGAATTAAAAAAATAGAGTTGGAGGAAACTATGAGTTTCTCGAAATTTAGCGGACAATTTGTCTGCACGATGGCGATGCTGCTCGCCTTTGTGTTCGCAGCGTGTTCTGAAAATTTAGCCGGCGGCACCGTCGAAGAAACAGGTGTGTATGCAAATCTTGAAAATATTACGATTCTCGGGAAGACGCACATGACAAAAACATTGGGCGGAGAAGGTTCCTATGTTGGGCGGATTGTTGTTGCGGGGCTTGAAAAAGGTTCAGTTGTTTCTCTTTATCAGTTGGATCCTAAATCGTTCGCAGTATCTGATTCTTCGATTACTGTGGTTGTTGATGACGAAGGTGTATTTGCCTTCCAAAATGTAACGCTTGAAAGTCCTTATGTTTTGATATCTGTGGTAAGGCCGGGTTCCGTAAGCATGTATCCTTATACCGTTCTTGCGGATGTGCGTGATTCGGATGGAGTGAATGTCGATATTTTGACGCATCTTGAAGCCTTGCGGGGGCTTTATCTCGTGCAGTCGGGAACGCCGTTTGTCCAGGCGAAAAAGCAGGCGCGAGCCGATGTGCTGTCGGCGTTCGGAATGTCCGGAGTTGCCGATGATATTAGGGACACGGATGCTCTGGAATATGCGGCGATGATTTCTGCGCTTACTAATGTTTTGCCTGCAAGTGCAATAAGTATTTACGCCATTAATATGCCTTCGGAAAATTCCAATATGAATAAGTTGTTTGAAGCGATTGCTGAGCGGGGAACTTTCTTGAATGTTGATTCTGCGTTGGATGAGGACTTTATTGATATTGTTTTTAGGCAAACTGATGGGCTGAGGGAGTATTTCAGCGTTCCTGCCATAGCGTATCAGAAGTTGAGTGATGAATGGGCTCGTGACTATCAAATAAGGTTGCGCGTGGTGGATTTCTATGCCGGAATGCTTGCGACTGCATTTGGTGCTGGACCGTGTGATCAGGGCCATGAAGGAAATGTCTTTGAGGCTCCGAGAGGGGGCGAGGATGGCGTTTTTGTGCCGGCCTATAATTTGGTCTGTCGTTCTGGGAAATGGAATTTGGTTCATAAGGAGATTGAGCATTCGATGGGTTCCATGGTGGACGACCGCGATGGACAAGTTTACAAGACGACTACAATTGATATTAATGGTGTGACGCAGACATGGATGGCCGAAAACTTGCGCTATGATGGAGCCGAAGGTGCGTCTTGCGGTGATGATGGCTGTAACTATAATTTTCTTGATGCGATGGGCTTGGATAGTTCCTATTTCATTTTTACTTATGCATATGAATCCTATGAGGCTTGTGTGGATTCTTTCCGAAATGTTGTTCAGGAGCCTTATGGTGGTACTGAAGTCTATTGTGCGAAGATTATGGCCGATCCGTGGGTCGAGCTTGATACGACCAAAGTGGATGTGAGCGATACTGCAAGGCTTCAAGGTGTGTGTCCAGTTGGATGGAGGCTCTCGAATCCTCGTGATTGGAAAAATCTGCTGTCGTTTGTTCAGGCTGAATTTGGCACGGATGATAATTCAAGTACACTTTATCTGTATGACCTTGCACCGTTTGGCAATCCCACAGGTGTCGGGTTGACTGCGCGTTATTCTATCATGTGGCTAGGGCATACTTCTGATTTTGTGCCGGATCCTTCTTCGGGGCTTCTTTCGGTGTATGGAACTGATCTTGCAACGGCTCCGGGGTACGCTGATATTTATGACGATTATGGTTATGTTAAGTGGGAGGATTTAGTAAATAGTGTCTATATAGGAAATAAGGGGATGAATTTTGCATCTGGAAATTCGCAAAATCTTGTCCGTTGCATCAAGAATTAATCGTTCTCGTTGAGCTGGAATGATTGGTGAAAAAGGAGGAAAAGGGAAGGCGAGCTGCGGCCCGCCTTCTTTTATATTACAATGAAATTTTGATTGACGTTGTCATGCCCGACTTGATCGGGAATCTCCCTTTCGTCATCCTGAGGGCGTAAGCCCGAAGGATCCAGTTATTTCTCATTATTGAGTTTCAGCCCAGCAATTTCTTTCTCGAGTTCTGCGGCTTGTGCGGCGAGTTTCTGTGCGAATTCTCGTGAAGCGGGCGCCTGCGAATCGACAATACGGTGGTTCGCCATTTTCATGAACTTTTCTACCTTGCGGATATCTTCGTGCGTTTTCTCGTTGCAGTACGTTCCCGCCATGCGCTCGAAAATGTATTCTTCCGCCTTTTTTGACAAATGAATCATGTCGTCATTGTAAAAGCGGTAGTCGCGCAGCTCGTCCATCACAATCTCGTAACTCGGGAAGTAGGTGACGGTTGCTGCAGATTCCGTGGCGCACTCCCTTATGACCTTTTCTATAGCAAGTTGCAAAGTCGCTTTCGAGAGCGTGTTCTCGTGTGCGCCATCGCTCAAGTGCCGTAACGGCGAAACCGTAAAGACAGTGTGTAGTTCGCGATTCTTGCCGAGTTCGTCATTGCGAACCGAAGGCGAAGCAATCCGGTCACGTTTTATTTTCTGCAAATCATGCACGATGCTTTTCAGCGCTTCGGCTGCGTGGTCCACGGAAATCATCTTGCGGATGAACAAGTTTGGATTTTGCCTATGGCAATTTGAAACGGCGATCCCGCTCTCTTTCAAAAAATACACGAACGCAGTTCCGAGCGTAATAAATACGACGTCGGCTTTTTGCAAAAACTCTCGCGCCTCGTGAGTGGCCGCATTCAGCTTTTCGATGCATTCCTCGCGAGTCGCCGCCGAAAGTGAACTGTGCGCATTCCAGCAGTGCCAAGGGCCGCAAATCTCGTTACGGTTCTCCGAAACGCCCAATCGCATGTCCTGGAAAACATCCGCTTCGCCAAATTTTTTCCCGTTTGCAATCGCCTTGATCTGCATCGCTGCCGAAAGCGGGTTGTAAACTGTTCCGAACGGATTTGCCAAAACATTGAATTTCCGCGCCCTAAACTGCGCCGAGATGTTGTCGGCAAAGCACGACCCGAAAAATGCGAGTCTGGATTTGTAGTCAATCTGCCAATCTGCTGCCGGAATATCGATTTTCGTAAAAAAGTCCATGAAGTAAATATAGTAGGATAATTCTACAATATTCTTTATATTGTGAAAATCTTAAATTTTCTAATCATTATTCAAAATCATTAAAATTCTTTTAAAAATCAATAAAATATATTGTAAAACTATTGATTTTTAAAAATTAAAGAGCTATATTTAAAATATCAAACAATCAGCCTGAGAAAGAGACTGAGTGTAGGGAGGAAAAATGAAAGATATACTTGAATATAGGGACTACCGCCAGTATATCGCAGACTACTACGCCGATCGAAAGGCGAAGTCGGCGTTTTCTTGGCAGGAGTTCGCCAAAACGGCGGGGTTTTCGTCGCCGGTTTATTTGAAATACGTGAGTGAAGGCCGCTTCAATTTGAGCGAAGAGGCTGCAACCCGCACAGCGCGGGCTATGCATCTTGCTGATTTCGAGTGCGAGTTCTTTGTCGA encodes:
- a CDS encoding TIGR02147 family protein; the encoded protein is MKDILEYRDYRQYIADYYADRKAKSAFSWQEFAKTAGFSSPVYLKYVSEGRFNLSEEAATRTARAMHLADFECEFFVEMVKFDHAKNDTEKRAAFSKMISIADANKAKILEGESFRFFEDWKNPVLRE
- a CDS encoding FISUMP domain-containing protein; this translates as MSFSKFSGQFVCTMAMLLAFVFAACSENLAGGTVEETGVYANLENITILGKTHMTKTLGGEGSYVGRIVVAGLEKGSVVSLYQLDPKSFAVSDSSITVVVDDEGVFAFQNVTLESPYVLISVVRPGSVSMYPYTVLADVRDSDGVNVDILTHLEALRGLYLVQSGTPFVQAKKQARADVLSAFGMSGVADDIRDTDALEYAAMISALTNVLPASAISIYAINMPSENSNMNKLFEAIAERGTFLNVDSALDEDFIDIVFRQTDGLREYFSVPAIAYQKLSDEWARDYQIRLRVVDFYAGMLATAFGAGPCDQGHEGNVFEAPRGGEDGVFVPAYNLVCRSGKWNLVHKEIEHSMGSMVDDRDGQVYKTTTIDINGVTQTWMAENLRYDGAEGASCGDDGCNYNFLDAMGLDSSYFIFTYAYESYEACVDSFRNVVQEPYGGTEVYCAKIMADPWVELDTTKVDVSDTARLQGVCPVGWRLSNPRDWKNLLSFVQAEFGTDDNSSTLYLYDLAPFGNPTGVGLTARYSIMWLGHTSDFVPDPSSGLLSVYGTDLATAPGYADIYDDYGYVKWEDLVNSVYIGNKGMNFASGNSQNLVRCIKN
- a CDS encoding GSCFA domain-containing protein; translation: MDFFTKIDIPAADWQIDYKSRLAFFGSCFADNISAQFRARKFNVLANPFGTVYNPLSAAMQIKAIANGKKFGEADVFQDMRLGVSENRNEICGPWHCWNAHSSLSAATREECIEKLNAATHEAREFLQKADVVFITLGTAFVYFLKESGIAVSNCHRQNPNLFIRKMISVDHAAEALKSIVHDLQKIKRDRIASPSVRNDELGKNRELHTVFTVSPLRHLSDGAHENTLSKATLQLAIEKVIRECATESAATVTYFPSYEIVMDELRDYRFYNDDMIHLSKKAEEYIFERMAGTYCNEKTHEDIRKVEKFMKMANHRIVDSQAPASREFAQKLAAQAAELEKEIAGLKLNNEK